From Solea solea chromosome 20, fSolSol10.1, whole genome shotgun sequence, one genomic window encodes:
- the ngly1 gene encoding peptide-N(4)-(N-acetyl-beta-glucosaminyl)asparagine amidase produces the protein MSFFANLQSNFQHVMLYENTDLQQKALSHIPHQQLSSAARHKLKEAKEADPDCKLGLDDLLVLELLRWFKQDFFSWVDSLPCSHCGGSTQTASSLSPSVDDLRWGAQRVENHYCHSCSLSTRFPRYNNPEKLLETKRGRCGEWANCFTLCCRALGLEARYIWCSTDHVWTEVYSVAQRCWLHCDSCENVCDKPLLYEVGWGKKLAYIMAFSKDQLVDVTWRYSCKHPEVLSRRNSVEEAWLLQTINGLNNSRQLFLSADTKKVLTERLLVELVEFISPKKPKAGELGGRNSGSLAWRIARGETTAAKPASSTQTAGYVFMPTEKERSDRLLHVCYNATKDQYCRLSSSSEVIQGWNQCMWRKESVFRKEEKDWQMVYMARTEGSSMGQMSWKFDFAPVGMKIKSISVMACSQTFHSGKVRWYLQSSKITTEFSGDGRMQLYPSLAGSSDFLVVAELSGGDGESSWQHSQLFRQSLKETEKTSFEVLILLEDA, from the exons ATGAGCTTCTTTGCAAATCTCCAGTCTAACTTCCAGCATGTGATGCTGTATGAAAACACTGATCTGCAGCAGAAAGCCCTGAGTCACATCCCTCATCAGCAGCTTTCGTCTGCTGCTCGACATAAGCTGAAGGAGGCTAAAGAGGCCGATCCAG ATTGTAAACTTGGATTAGATGACCTCCTGGTGCTGGAGTTACTCAGGTGGTTCAAACAGGACTTCTTCTCGTGGGTGGACAGTTTACCCTGCAGCCACTGTGGAGGTTCCACCCAGACCGCCAGCTCCCTCAGTCCCAGTGTTGATGACCTGCGCTGGGGAGCTCAACGAGTGGAGAACCATTACTGTCATAGCTGCAGTCTCTCCACCAGATTccccag GTACAACAATCCTGAGAAGCTGCTGGAAACAAAGAGGGGGCGCTGTGGGGAGTGGGCTAACTGTTTCACCCTGTGCTGCCGAGCTCTTGGCCTTGAAGCCAGGTATATCTGGTGCAGCACag ACCACGTGTGGACAGAGGTTTATTCGGTGGCTCAGCGTTGTTGGCTGCACTGTGACTCATGTGAGAACGTCTGTGACAAGCCTCTGTTGTATGAGGTTGGTTGGGGCAAGAAACTGGCCTATATTATGGCTTTCTCCAAAGACCAG CTGGTGGATGTGACATGGAGATATTCCTGCAAACACCCGGAAGTTTTGTCAAGAAGGAACAGTGTTGAAGAGGCCTGGCTGCTTCAAACCATCAATGGCCTCAACAACTCG AGGCAGCTATTCCTGAGTGCAGACACAAAGAAGGTGCTGACAGAGAGGCTGCTCGTTGAGCTGGTGGAGTTTATTTCCCCAAAGAAGCCTAAAGCAGGAGAACTGGGGGGGCGCAACTCTGGCTCCCTGGCCTGGAGGATAGCGAGAGGGGAGACCACAGCTGCCAAACCTGCGTCTTCCACACAG actgCAGGTTATGTGTTCATGCCCACTGAGAAGGAGAGGAGTGACCGGTTACTGCATGTGTGCTACAATGCTACCAAAGACCAGTACTGTCGCCTGTCCAGCAGCTCTGAGGTCATCCAGGGCTGGAATCAGTGTATGTGGAGGAAAGAGTCGGTGTTCAGAAAGGAGGAAAAGGACTGGCAAATG GTGTACATGGCTAGAACAGAGGGCTCATCTATGGGACAGATGAGCTGGAAGTTTGATTTTGCTCCGGTGGGAATGAAGATAAAGTCTATCTCGGTCATGGCCTGTAGCCAGACCTTCCACTCGGGGAAAGTCCGCTGGTACTTGCAGTCTAGCAAGATTACTACAGAATTCTCTGGAG ATGGGAGGATGCAGTTGTATCCCAGTCTGGCTGGCTCTTCTGACTTCCTGGTTGTAGCAGAACTCAGTGGTGGAGATGGGGAGTCATCGTGGCAGCACTCTCAACTGTTCAGGCAGAGCTTGAAGGAGACTGAGAAGACATCATTTGAAGTCCTTATCCTCTTAGAAGATGCCTGA
- the top2b gene encoding DNA topoisomerase 2-beta isoform X1, translating into MSNGAAGSGGLDWLEAANGRGDAGKMEGTKKDKAGSKLSVERVYQKKTQLEHILLRPDTYIGSVEPLTQQMWVFDEDIGMNQREITYVPGLYKIFDEILVNAADNKQRDKTMAAIKITIDPESNVITIWNNGKGIPVVEHKDEKMYVPALIFGHLLTSSNYDDDEKKVTGGRNGYGAKLCNIFSTKFTVETACKEYRHSFKQTWQNNMTKTSDPKVKFFDGEDFTCVTFQPDLAKFKMDKLDKDIVALLTRRAYDVAGSCKGVKVTLNGKKLPITGFRSYVDLYVKDKLDETGVALKVVNETVNDRWEVCLTMSEKGFQQISFVNSIATTKGGRHVDYVVDQIVSKLIEVVKKKNKAGVTVKPFQVKNHIWVFVNALIENPSFDSQTKENMSLQTKSFGSKCVMSEKFVKAATNCGIVESILNWVRFKAQTQLNKKCSSVKYSKIKGIPKLDDANDAGGKHSAECTLILTEGDSAKSLAVSGLGVIGRDRYGVFPLRGKILNVREATHKQIMENAEINNIIKIVGLQYKKSYEDPESLRSLRYGRIMIMTDQDQDGSHIKGLLINFFHHNWPSLLKHTFLEEFITPIVKATKNKQELSFYSIPEFDEWKKHTDNHKTWHIKYYKGLGTSTSKEAKEYFADMEKHRITFRYSGAEDDAAITLAFSKKKTDDRKEWLTNFMEDRRQRRMHGLPEQYLYGTQARHLSYNDFINKELILFSNSDNERSIPSLVDGLKPGQRKVLFTCLKRNDKREVKVAQLAGSVAEMSAYHHGEQALMMTIVNLAQNFVGSNNVNILQPLGQFGTRINGGKDAASPRYIFTMLSRLSKLLFPAVDFNLLKFLYDDNQKVEPEWYIPIIPMVLVNGAEGIGTGWACKIPNYDPREIVNNINRMLNHQDPLPMLPSYKNYRGVIHELGQNQYLVSGEVSVLDKNTIEITELPVRTWTQAYKESVLEPMLQGTDKTPALINDYKEYHTDSTVKFVVRMSEEKLAQAEAVGLHKVFKLQSSLTCNSMVLFDHMGCLKRYDSVQDILKEFFELRLHYYKLRKDWLLGSMGAEAAKLSNQARFVLEKIEGKITIENKSKRELIRMLVQKGFESDPVAAWAKAQEKSQEEDYREGNESDCSVDSGSTSGPNFNYILNMPLWCLTKEKVDDLLKQRDHKRGELNDVQRKVPEDLWKEDLAVFIEELGNVEAQEREEQSIGKAIKLKGKVGKPKVKKMNLEETLPSPFGRRVEPPAQLVKSDAAKKLTKKKKVDADSAIKLEIDDDALGGEGGTGESTVAVSVPVPKPKTPRVKKEKKEPGAPRVRKTPGPKGIPAKKVKKRNPWSEEESISDSDVENSEPLIPRETKSQRASASKPKYTFDFSEEENAEEEENGDVYVASSPVRSFKDDITSSVTKNRFEPGDYEDYEDADDNEVSYSPPKQKTLTAPAATKTETTSIFSSKLDFSEKSNDSDGSKSDSDNDNGPMFSTYSSSSAFDKLLSSKKAANKSSDAAPKTKKPPAPKAKKPDKSIWDSDSDTGSKKPTPALKGKGRGRKRKGSGSEDEYSPMKKAVKPASRKPQKPPSDDEDDYSNSLSGASCDRPGRAKKEVKYFLESDDGDDDGNMFD; encoded by the exons ATGTCCAACGGCGCTGCAGGGAGTGGGGGTCTGGATTGGTTG GAGGCAGCAAATGGCAGAGGTGATGCTGGCAAGATGGAAGGGACCAAGAAAGACAAGGCAGGCTCCAAGCTGTCTGTGGAGCGAGTGTATCAGAAGAAGACTCAGCTGGAGCACATTCTCCTCCGTCCAGACACATACATCGGTTCAGTGGAGCCCCTCACCCAG CAAATGTGGGTGTTTGATGAAGATATAGGCATGAACCAGAGAGAGATCACCTACGTTCCTGGACTTTACAAAATCTTTGATGAAATTCTTG TCAATGCAGCAGACAACAAACAAAGGGACAAGACTATGGCTGCCATTAAGATCACCATTGATCC AGAGTCCAATGTCATCACTATATGGAACAATGGTAAAGGAATACCTGTGGTGGAACATAAGGATGAGAAGATGTATGTCCCAGCGCTTATTTTTGGCCACCTGCTCACTTCCAGCaactatgatgatgatgagaaaaaagtcacag gtGGAAGAAATGGGTATGGTGCTAAACTCTGCAACATCTTCAGCACCAAGTTCACAGTGGAAACTGCTTGCAAGGAGTATAGACACAGCTTCAAACAG actTGGCAGAACAATATGACCAAGACATCTGATCCCAAGGTCAAATTCTTTGACGGGGAGGATTTCACCTGTGTGACATTCCAGCCAGACTTGGCCAAGTTCAAGATGGATAAACTGGACAAGGATATTGTAGCACTCCTCACACGCAGAGCATATGATGTAGCAGGTTCCTGCAAAGGGGTTAAAGTTACACTCAATGGAAAAAAGTTACCC ATCACTGGGTTCCGCAGTTATGTGGATCTATATGTGAAGGACAAACTGGACGAGACCGGTGTTGCCCTGAAGGTGGTCAATGAAACTGTGAATGATCGTTGGGAGGTTTGCCTCACAATGAGTGAGAAGGGATTTCAACAAATCAGCTTTGTTAACAGCATTGCCACAACCAAG GGTGGCAGACACGTTGACTACGTGGTGGACCAGATTGTGTCCAAACTCATTGAAGTGgttaagaagaagaacaaggcAGGAGTCACGGTCAAACCGTTTCAG GTGAAGAACCACATCTGGGTGTTTGTGAACGCTCTGATTGAGAATCCCTCCTTTGACTCTCAGACCAAGGAGAACATGTCACTCCAGACCAAAAGCTTTGGGTCCAAATGCGTTATGTCCGAAAAGTTCGTCAAGGCT GCGACCAACTGTGGGATCGTGGAGAGTATACTCAACTGGGTTAGGTTCAAGGCCCAGACACAGCTGAATAAAAAGTGCTCATCTGTAAAATACAGCAAGATCAAAGGCATCCCCAAGCTAGACGACGCCAACGATGCTG GTGGCAAACACTCCGCTGAATGCACACTCATCCTCACTGAAGGGGACTCGGCCAAGTCTCTGGCTGTCTCTGGACTAGGAGTCATCGGGCGTGATCGCTATGGAGTCTTCCCACTGAGAGGAAAGATCCTGAATGTGCGAGAGGCCACACACAAGCAG ATCATGGAAAATGCAGAGATCAACAACATTATTAAAATCGTTGGCCTCCAATACAAGAAAAGTTACGAAGACCCAGAGTCACTGAGAAGCCTGCGCTATGGCAGGATCATGATCATGACTGATCAG GATCAAGATGGCTCCCATATTaaaggtctgctcatcaacttCTTCCACCACAACTGGCCCTCTCTTCTGAAGCACACCTTCTTGGAGGAGTTTATCACTCCCATTGTCAAA GCAACCAAGAACAAGCAGGAACTGTCCTTCTACAGTATCCCCGAGTTTGATGAGTGGAAGAAGCACACAGATAACCATAAAACATGGCATATAAAGTACTACAAAG GTTTGGGAACAAGTACAAGCAAAGAGGCAAAGGAGTACTTTGCTGACATGGAAAAGCACCGCATCACGTTCAGATACAGCGGTGCTGAGGATGACGCTGCCATCACTCTG gccTTCAGTAAGAAAAAGACGGATGACAGGAAGGAGTGGCTGACCAACTTCATGGAAGATAGACGTCAGAGGAGGATGCACGGCCTGCCAGAG CAATACCTATATGGAACTCAGGCCAGACACCTCTCCTACAACGACTTCATCAACAAGGAGCTGATTTTGTTCTCCAACTCTGACAATGAGAGATCCATCCCATCATTGGTTGACG gCTTGAAGCCAGGTCAAAGGAAAGTGCTGTTCACCTGTTTAAAGAGGAACGACAAGAGAGAGGTGAAGGTGGCACAGCTGGCTGGTTCAGTGGCAGAGATGTCTGCCTATCACCATGGTGAG CAAGCTCTCATGATGACCATAGTGAACTTGGCCCAGAACTTTGTGGGCAGTAACAACGTGAATATCCTGCAGCCTCTTGGTCAGTTTGGTACTCGCATCAACGGAGGCAAAGATGCTGCCAGTCCTCGTTATATTTTCACCATGCTCAG tcgTCTGTCCAAGCTACTGTTCCCAGCAGTGGATTTCAATCTGCTCAAGTTCCTGTACGATGACAACCAGAAGGTGGAGCCTGAGTGGTACATTCCCATCATTCCAATGGTGCTGGTGAACGGCGCTGAGGGCATCGGGACAGGCTGGGCATGCAAGATCCCCAACTATGACCCCAGAGAGATTGTCAACAACATAAATCGTATGCTCAACCATCAGGATCCTCTGCCAATG CTTCCCAGCTACAAAAACTACAGAGGGGTGATCCATGAACTGGGTCAGAACCAGTACCTGGTCAGTGGAGAGGTATCCGTCTTGGATAAGAACACCATTGAAATCACAGAGCTACCTGTCCGGACATGGACACAG GCCTATAAAGAGTCTGTGCTGGAGCCTATGCTGCAGGGCACTGATAAAACACCAGCACTCATCAACGATTACAAGGAATACCACACGGACTCCACAGTCAAGTTTGTGGTCCGCATGTCTGAGGAGAAACTGGCCCAAGCTGAGGCAGTTGGTCTCCACAAAGTCTTCAAGCTGCAGTCCAGCCTCACCTGCAACTCCATG GTTCTCTTTGACCACATGGGTTGTTTGAAGAGGTACGACTCCGTTCAGGACATTCTTAAGGAGTTCTTTGAGCTCCGCTTGCACTACTACAAACTGAGGAAGGACTGGTTACTGGGCAGCATGGGAGCTGAGGCTGCCAAACTGTCCAACCAGGCTCGCTTTGTTCTGGAGAAGATTGAGGGAAAAATTACAATCG AGAACAAATCAAAGCGTGAGCTGATCCGCATGTTGGTCCAGAAAGGCTTCGAGTCAGATCCAGTGGCAGCCTGGGCCAAAGCCCAGGAGAAG TCTCAGGAGGAAGATTATCGTGAAGGAAACGAGAGTGACTGCTCGGTAGATTCCGGCTCCACATCGGGGCCAAACTTTAACTATATCCTCAACATGCCTCTGTGGTGCCTCACTAAAGAGAAGGTGGATGATTTACTTAAACAGAGGGACCATAAG AGAGGAGAACTAAATGATGTCCAGAGAAAAGTCCCCGAGGATCTTTGGAAGGAGGACTTGGCAGTCTTTATCGAGGAGCTGGGG aacgtGGAGGCGCAGGAACGAGAGGAGCAGAGTATAGGAAAGGCCATCAAACTGAAGGGCAAAGTGGGCAAACCTAAAGTGAAGAAGATGAACCTGGAGGAGACCCTGCCGTCACCGTTCGGTCGCAGGGTGGAACCTCCAGCTCAGCTTGTCAAATCtgatgctgcaaagaaactGACCAAAAAGAAGAAG GTTGATGCAGATTCAGCAATTAAGTTGGAGATTGATGATGATGCTTTGGGTGGCGAGGGAGGAACGGGAGAAAGTACTGTCGCTGTCTCTGTCCCCGTCCCCAAACCAAAGACACCACGCGtcaagaaagagaagaaagagccAG GGGCTCCTCGAGTGAGAAAAACACCAGGACCCAAAGGTATCCCTGCTaagaaggtgaagaagagaaACCCCTGGTCTGAGGAAGAGTCCATCTCAGACAGTGACGTTGAGAACAGTGAGCCCCTCATCCCCAGAGAGACAAAGTCCCAGAGAGCATCAG CGTCTAAGCCAAAATACACGTTTGACTTCTCGGAGGAGGAAaatgcagaggaagaggagaacgGAGACGTTTATGTGGCGTCTTCTCCAGTGAGGTCGTTCAAGGATGACATCACTTCGTCTGTAACCAAGAACCGTTTCGAGCCTGGCGATTATGAGGACTATGAAGACGCTGACGACAATGAAGTTTCATACTCTCCTCCCAAACAAAAGACCCT gacggCACCTGCAgctacaaagacagagacaaccAGCATCTTCTCATCCAAACTGGACTTCTCTGAAAAAAGCAATGACAGTG ATGGATCCAAGTCTGACAGTGACAATGACAACGGCCCGATGTTCTCAACATACTCCAGCAGCTCTGCGTTTGACAAATTATTGTCGTCAAAGAAAG CAGCTAACAAGTCCTCTGATGCAGCTCCCAAAACTAAGAAGCCACCAGCACCAaaggcaaagaaaccagataagTCTATCTGGGACTCTGACTCGGACACTGGGTCCAAGAAGCCGACACCAGCTCTTAAAG GTAAAGGTCgggggaggaagagaaagggCTCTGGTTCTGAAGACGAGTACAGTCCTATGAAGAAGGCGGTCAAGCCTGCCAGCAGA AAGCCTCAGAAACCTCCATCTGATGACGAGGATGACTACAGCAACAGCCTGAGCGGTGCGTCATGTGACCGACCGGGCCGGGCCAAGAAGGAGGTGAAGTACTTCCTCGAGTCAGACGACGGAGACGACGACGGCAACATGTTTGATTAA
- the top2b gene encoding DNA topoisomerase 2-beta isoform X2: MSNGAAGSGGLDWLEAANGRGDAGKMEGTKKDKAGSKLSVERVYQKKTQLEHILLRPDTYIGSVEPLTQQMWVFDEDIGMNQREITYVPGLYKIFDEILVNAADNKQRDKTMAAIKITIDPESNVITIWNNGKGIPVVEHKDEKMYVPALIFGHLLTSSNYDDDEKKVTGGRNGYGAKLCNIFSTKFTVETACKEYRHSFKQTWQNNMTKTSDPKVKFFDGEDFTCVTFQPDLAKFKMDKLDKDIVALLTRRAYDVAGSCKGVKVTLNGKKLPITGFRSYVDLYVKDKLDETGVALKVVNETVNDRWEVCLTMSEKGFQQISFVNSIATTKGGRHVDYVVDQIVSKLIEVVKKKNKAGVTVKPFQVKNHIWVFVNALIENPSFDSQTKENMSLQTKSFGSKCVMSEKFVKAATNCGIVESILNWVRFKAQTQLNKKCSSVKYSKIKGIPKLDDANDAGGKHSAECTLILTEGDSAKSLAVSGLGVIGRDRYGVFPLRGKILNVREATHKQIMENAEINNIIKIVGLQYKKSYEDPESLRSLRYGRIMIMTDQDQDGSHIKGLLINFFHHNWPSLLKHTFLEEFITPIVKATKNKQELSFYSIPEFDEWKKHTDNHKTWHIKYYKGLGTSTSKEAKEYFADMEKHRITFRYSGAEDDAAITLAFSKKKTDDRKEWLTNFMEDRRQRRMHGLPEQYLYGTQARHLSYNDFINKELILFSNSDNERSIPSLVDGLKPGQRKVLFTCLKRNDKREVKVAQLAGSVAEMSAYHHGEQALMMTIVNLAQNFVGSNNVNILQPLGQFGTRINGGKDAASPRYIFTMLSRLSKLLFPAVDFNLLKFLYDDNQKVEPEWYIPIIPMVLVNGAEGIGTGWACKIPNYDPREIVNNINRMLNHQDPLPMLPSYKNYRGVIHELGQNQYLVSGEVSVLDKNTIEITELPVRTWTQAYKESVLEPMLQGTDKTPALINDYKEYHTDSTVKFVVRMSEEKLAQAEAVGLHKVFKLQSSLTCNSMVLFDHMGCLKRYDSVQDILKEFFELRLHYYKLRKDWLLGSMGAEAAKLSNQARFVLEKIEGKITIENKSKRELIRMLVQKGFESDPVAAWAKAQEKSQEEDYREGNESDCSVDSGSTSGPNFNYILNMPLWCLTKEKVDDLLKQRDHKRGELNDVQRKVPEDLWKEDLAVFIEELGNVEAQEREEQSIGKAIKLKGKVGKPKVKKMNLEETLPSPFGRRVEPPAQLVKSDAAKKLTKKKKVDADSAIKLEIDDDALGGEGGTGESTVAVSVPVPKPKTPRVKKEKKEPGAPRVRKTPGPKGIPAKKVKKRNPWSEEESISDSDVENSEPLIPRETKSQRASASKPKYTFDFSEEENAEEEENGDVYVASSPVRSFKDDITSSVTKNRFEPGDYEDYEDADDNEVSYSPPKQKTLTAPAATKTETTSIFSSKLDFSEKSNDSDGSKSDSDNDNGPMFSTYSSSSAFDKLLSSKKANKSSDAAPKTKKPPAPKAKKPDKSIWDSDSDTGSKKPTPALKGKGRGRKRKGSGSEDEYSPMKKAVKPASRKPQKPPSDDEDDYSNSLSGASCDRPGRAKKEVKYFLESDDGDDDGNMFD, translated from the exons ATGTCCAACGGCGCTGCAGGGAGTGGGGGTCTGGATTGGTTG GAGGCAGCAAATGGCAGAGGTGATGCTGGCAAGATGGAAGGGACCAAGAAAGACAAGGCAGGCTCCAAGCTGTCTGTGGAGCGAGTGTATCAGAAGAAGACTCAGCTGGAGCACATTCTCCTCCGTCCAGACACATACATCGGTTCAGTGGAGCCCCTCACCCAG CAAATGTGGGTGTTTGATGAAGATATAGGCATGAACCAGAGAGAGATCACCTACGTTCCTGGACTTTACAAAATCTTTGATGAAATTCTTG TCAATGCAGCAGACAACAAACAAAGGGACAAGACTATGGCTGCCATTAAGATCACCATTGATCC AGAGTCCAATGTCATCACTATATGGAACAATGGTAAAGGAATACCTGTGGTGGAACATAAGGATGAGAAGATGTATGTCCCAGCGCTTATTTTTGGCCACCTGCTCACTTCCAGCaactatgatgatgatgagaaaaaagtcacag gtGGAAGAAATGGGTATGGTGCTAAACTCTGCAACATCTTCAGCACCAAGTTCACAGTGGAAACTGCTTGCAAGGAGTATAGACACAGCTTCAAACAG actTGGCAGAACAATATGACCAAGACATCTGATCCCAAGGTCAAATTCTTTGACGGGGAGGATTTCACCTGTGTGACATTCCAGCCAGACTTGGCCAAGTTCAAGATGGATAAACTGGACAAGGATATTGTAGCACTCCTCACACGCAGAGCATATGATGTAGCAGGTTCCTGCAAAGGGGTTAAAGTTACACTCAATGGAAAAAAGTTACCC ATCACTGGGTTCCGCAGTTATGTGGATCTATATGTGAAGGACAAACTGGACGAGACCGGTGTTGCCCTGAAGGTGGTCAATGAAACTGTGAATGATCGTTGGGAGGTTTGCCTCACAATGAGTGAGAAGGGATTTCAACAAATCAGCTTTGTTAACAGCATTGCCACAACCAAG GGTGGCAGACACGTTGACTACGTGGTGGACCAGATTGTGTCCAAACTCATTGAAGTGgttaagaagaagaacaaggcAGGAGTCACGGTCAAACCGTTTCAG GTGAAGAACCACATCTGGGTGTTTGTGAACGCTCTGATTGAGAATCCCTCCTTTGACTCTCAGACCAAGGAGAACATGTCACTCCAGACCAAAAGCTTTGGGTCCAAATGCGTTATGTCCGAAAAGTTCGTCAAGGCT GCGACCAACTGTGGGATCGTGGAGAGTATACTCAACTGGGTTAGGTTCAAGGCCCAGACACAGCTGAATAAAAAGTGCTCATCTGTAAAATACAGCAAGATCAAAGGCATCCCCAAGCTAGACGACGCCAACGATGCTG GTGGCAAACACTCCGCTGAATGCACACTCATCCTCACTGAAGGGGACTCGGCCAAGTCTCTGGCTGTCTCTGGACTAGGAGTCATCGGGCGTGATCGCTATGGAGTCTTCCCACTGAGAGGAAAGATCCTGAATGTGCGAGAGGCCACACACAAGCAG ATCATGGAAAATGCAGAGATCAACAACATTATTAAAATCGTTGGCCTCCAATACAAGAAAAGTTACGAAGACCCAGAGTCACTGAGAAGCCTGCGCTATGGCAGGATCATGATCATGACTGATCAG GATCAAGATGGCTCCCATATTaaaggtctgctcatcaacttCTTCCACCACAACTGGCCCTCTCTTCTGAAGCACACCTTCTTGGAGGAGTTTATCACTCCCATTGTCAAA GCAACCAAGAACAAGCAGGAACTGTCCTTCTACAGTATCCCCGAGTTTGATGAGTGGAAGAAGCACACAGATAACCATAAAACATGGCATATAAAGTACTACAAAG GTTTGGGAACAAGTACAAGCAAAGAGGCAAAGGAGTACTTTGCTGACATGGAAAAGCACCGCATCACGTTCAGATACAGCGGTGCTGAGGATGACGCTGCCATCACTCTG gccTTCAGTAAGAAAAAGACGGATGACAGGAAGGAGTGGCTGACCAACTTCATGGAAGATAGACGTCAGAGGAGGATGCACGGCCTGCCAGAG CAATACCTATATGGAACTCAGGCCAGACACCTCTCCTACAACGACTTCATCAACAAGGAGCTGATTTTGTTCTCCAACTCTGACAATGAGAGATCCATCCCATCATTGGTTGACG gCTTGAAGCCAGGTCAAAGGAAAGTGCTGTTCACCTGTTTAAAGAGGAACGACAAGAGAGAGGTGAAGGTGGCACAGCTGGCTGGTTCAGTGGCAGAGATGTCTGCCTATCACCATGGTGAG CAAGCTCTCATGATGACCATAGTGAACTTGGCCCAGAACTTTGTGGGCAGTAACAACGTGAATATCCTGCAGCCTCTTGGTCAGTTTGGTACTCGCATCAACGGAGGCAAAGATGCTGCCAGTCCTCGTTATATTTTCACCATGCTCAG tcgTCTGTCCAAGCTACTGTTCCCAGCAGTGGATTTCAATCTGCTCAAGTTCCTGTACGATGACAACCAGAAGGTGGAGCCTGAGTGGTACATTCCCATCATTCCAATGGTGCTGGTGAACGGCGCTGAGGGCATCGGGACAGGCTGGGCATGCAAGATCCCCAACTATGACCCCAGAGAGATTGTCAACAACATAAATCGTATGCTCAACCATCAGGATCCTCTGCCAATG CTTCCCAGCTACAAAAACTACAGAGGGGTGATCCATGAACTGGGTCAGAACCAGTACCTGGTCAGTGGAGAGGTATCCGTCTTGGATAAGAACACCATTGAAATCACAGAGCTACCTGTCCGGACATGGACACAG GCCTATAAAGAGTCTGTGCTGGAGCCTATGCTGCAGGGCACTGATAAAACACCAGCACTCATCAACGATTACAAGGAATACCACACGGACTCCACAGTCAAGTTTGTGGTCCGCATGTCTGAGGAGAAACTGGCCCAAGCTGAGGCAGTTGGTCTCCACAAAGTCTTCAAGCTGCAGTCCAGCCTCACCTGCAACTCCATG GTTCTCTTTGACCACATGGGTTGTTTGAAGAGGTACGACTCCGTTCAGGACATTCTTAAGGAGTTCTTTGAGCTCCGCTTGCACTACTACAAACTGAGGAAGGACTGGTTACTGGGCAGCATGGGAGCTGAGGCTGCCAAACTGTCCAACCAGGCTCGCTTTGTTCTGGAGAAGATTGAGGGAAAAATTACAATCG AGAACAAATCAAAGCGTGAGCTGATCCGCATGTTGGTCCAGAAAGGCTTCGAGTCAGATCCAGTGGCAGCCTGGGCCAAAGCCCAGGAGAAG TCTCAGGAGGAAGATTATCGTGAAGGAAACGAGAGTGACTGCTCGGTAGATTCCGGCTCCACATCGGGGCCAAACTTTAACTATATCCTCAACATGCCTCTGTGGTGCCTCACTAAAGAGAAGGTGGATGATTTACTTAAACAGAGGGACCATAAG AGAGGAGAACTAAATGATGTCCAGAGAAAAGTCCCCGAGGATCTTTGGAAGGAGGACTTGGCAGTCTTTATCGAGGAGCTGGGG aacgtGGAGGCGCAGGAACGAGAGGAGCAGAGTATAGGAAAGGCCATCAAACTGAAGGGCAAAGTGGGCAAACCTAAAGTGAAGAAGATGAACCTGGAGGAGACCCTGCCGTCACCGTTCGGTCGCAGGGTGGAACCTCCAGCTCAGCTTGTCAAATCtgatgctgcaaagaaactGACCAAAAAGAAGAAG GTTGATGCAGATTCAGCAATTAAGTTGGAGATTGATGATGATGCTTTGGGTGGCGAGGGAGGAACGGGAGAAAGTACTGTCGCTGTCTCTGTCCCCGTCCCCAAACCAAAGACACCACGCGtcaagaaagagaagaaagagccAG GGGCTCCTCGAGTGAGAAAAACACCAGGACCCAAAGGTATCCCTGCTaagaaggtgaagaagagaaACCCCTGGTCTGAGGAAGAGTCCATCTCAGACAGTGACGTTGAGAACAGTGAGCCCCTCATCCCCAGAGAGACAAAGTCCCAGAGAGCATCAG CGTCTAAGCCAAAATACACGTTTGACTTCTCGGAGGAGGAAaatgcagaggaagaggagaacgGAGACGTTTATGTGGCGTCTTCTCCAGTGAGGTCGTTCAAGGATGACATCACTTCGTCTGTAACCAAGAACCGTTTCGAGCCTGGCGATTATGAGGACTATGAAGACGCTGACGACAATGAAGTTTCATACTCTCCTCCCAAACAAAAGACCCT gacggCACCTGCAgctacaaagacagagacaaccAGCATCTTCTCATCCAAACTGGACTTCTCTGAAAAAAGCAATGACAGTG ATGGATCCAAGTCTGACAGTGACAATGACAACGGCCCGATGTTCTCAACATACTCCAGCAGCTCTGCGTTTGACAAATTATTGTCGTCAAAGAAAG CTAACAAGTCCTCTGATGCAGCTCCCAAAACTAAGAAGCCACCAGCACCAaaggcaaagaaaccagataagTCTATCTGGGACTCTGACTCGGACACTGGGTCCAAGAAGCCGACACCAGCTCTTAAAG GTAAAGGTCgggggaggaagagaaagggCTCTGGTTCTGAAGACGAGTACAGTCCTATGAAGAAGGCGGTCAAGCCTGCCAGCAGA AAGCCTCAGAAACCTCCATCTGATGACGAGGATGACTACAGCAACAGCCTGAGCGGTGCGTCATGTGACCGACCGGGCCGGGCCAAGAAGGAGGTGAAGTACTTCCTCGAGTCAGACGACGGAGACGACGACGGCAACATGTTTGATTAA